CCCCCGTCAACGTCGGTTGCTTATGAACGGCAAAACCCTGGGGGCTGGGGGGCCTCCAGGGTTTCAAGAAGTGAGTGCAGCTACACCTACCTTCTAACGCAATGGATAGGGAAAGTGCTGAGACGGATTTTAGGTTCACGCTTAAAATTCGGGTACCCCAGAAGCTGGTCAAGCACAGCAGTTGCTATGTGAGGCTGGAGATGGCAATATGGGCCAGAGTGACACCAGCTTAAGGACGCTGAATGGCACATCTTATTGCAACATCCCCATCCTAAGCGATAGCGAATGTTGCTATTGTTCTACCGGATATTCCACGGACATCTTTGTGGGAGTAGCTTTTACCGCATTATAAATTGTGTCTACACTCTCCGAAAACCAATCTTCTTGGTTAGCCAACTGAAAATGAGTTTGCGCCTCCGGTGACAGCTGTGGAATGACCTGTTGAAGTATAGTTAGTCCAGTTGTATAAGGGCAACCTATGCCTGCTAGACCCACTAGTTCCCGGCACTCTTCGAATACCTGAATACCTCCCACGACGACTGTTTTTACAAATTCGGCATAGCGGACCGGATCCTCCCGGAGGGCAGCTAGCAAGACGTGCGCGAATGCTGTATCTATTGCAGTATCTGCGGCATCGGCATTTGTTCCAAGGGGATAGCTTGACCGAGCATGTTCATCGTAGGTCAGGTCAACCTCGAGCACGACTCTGATTTTTTGAGTAGTGGCCATATGTAGTGAATGATGGTTAAAAGGTGAGGGAACTAATTGTAATAGACTGGTATAAGGATCCTACCGTACACATACTAGAAGTAATATACGCAGGCAAAATAGGGCAAATTTGCTCTAATTTTTTCTATCGTGAGCGCCCTTTTTTGCGGGGTGAAATACCTTCGGGATCAAGAGAGTCTGCATCACTTCGGTCTTCGGTTGCGGGAAGTGCGGAAAGCCAAGGGGTTTACACAAGAAAGCTTAGCAGCGGCCGCTGAGTTGGAGTTCAGTCAGATCGGCCGTATCGAACGCGGGGTAATCAATACTCGGTTGAGTACTGTCTTTGTGCTGGCCCGCGCATTAGGGATCGATGTGCGTGAGCTGTTTGCTTTCCCAACTGAAACCCAATAAAAGTAAAGCCAGTCAGCGGTTACATTTAGCTGGCTGGTCGTACACTCCACCTAACTTGCAGTGACAAAAATAAATAGCGATACGACCGCTTTATTCGGACAGGTGTTGGTGGAGGCCAGAAAACAGCGGCGCATGTCACAGGCTGCCCTAGCTGTGGCCAGTGAGTTGGACCGCACATTTATTTCTCAATTGGAACTCGGCAAAAAGCATCCCTCTTTACTAACACTTTTTCAACTTGGTAGTGGG
This genomic window from Hymenobacter sp. DG01 contains:
- a CDS encoding helix-turn-helix domain-containing protein; this encodes MSALFCGVKYLRDQESLHHFGLRLREVRKAKGFTQESLAAAAELEFSQIGRIERGVINTRLSTVFVLARALGIDVRELFAFPTETQ
- a CDS encoding helix-turn-helix domain-containing protein; translation: MLVEARKQRRMSQAALAVASELDRTFISQLELGKKHPSLLTLFQLGSGLGLAPSVLLRRVEHALKAKARAAVQHL